One region of Streptomyces leeuwenhoekii genomic DNA includes:
- a CDS encoding ABC transporter substrate-binding protein: MGSVLAGCGTSSGDTESDKARPAARTEVTVEPIKAAKELTDTNGVKVSLKKQPERIVCLFALCDDILTELGIVPAATNSTLLAHPDFLGEAKAKEVDVIPGGFIAPEVEAILSHKPDLVIGLGDTHGKLAPALKGATTFWAMQPETWQDSVGYLRDVAALTGRTAEGEKAEKTFRAKLAEAEKAPSDKTALVIYGSDENFGVATPEGDVAASLFPKVAHYPWKSRGVEGSYSLEEILAQGVDVLFVETMSFGDADGKLSQKLADNPLWSKIPAVRNGDVHEVDPEVWAKGRGTRSLGIVLDEATAALR, translated from the coding sequence GTGGGTTCCGTCCTGGCCGGCTGCGGCACGTCGTCCGGCGACACCGAGAGTGACAAGGCCCGGCCCGCCGCCCGGACCGAGGTCACCGTCGAGCCCATCAAGGCGGCCAAGGAGCTCACCGACACCAACGGCGTCAAGGTCTCGCTGAAGAAGCAACCGGAGCGGATCGTCTGCCTGTTCGCGCTCTGCGACGACATCCTGACCGAGCTGGGCATCGTCCCCGCGGCCACGAACAGCACGCTGCTCGCCCACCCGGACTTCCTGGGAGAGGCGAAGGCGAAGGAAGTCGACGTCATCCCCGGCGGCTTCATCGCACCGGAGGTGGAGGCGATCCTCTCCCACAAGCCCGATCTCGTGATCGGCCTGGGGGACACCCACGGCAAGCTCGCCCCGGCGCTCAAGGGTGCCACCACGTTCTGGGCCATGCAGCCCGAGACCTGGCAGGACAGCGTGGGATACCTGCGCGATGTCGCCGCGCTCACCGGCCGCACCGCCGAGGGCGAGAAGGCCGAGAAGACCTTCCGGGCCAAGCTCGCCGAGGCCGAGAAGGCCCCGAGCGACAAGACCGCCCTCGTCATCTACGGCAGCGACGAGAACTTCGGCGTCGCCACCCCGGAGGGCGACGTGGCCGCCAGCCTCTTCCCCAAGGTCGCCCACTACCCCTGGAAGTCCCGTGGCGTGGAAGGCAGTTACAGCCTCGAGGAGATCCTCGCCCAGGGCGTCGACGTGCTGTTCGTCGAGACCATGAGCTTCGGCGACGCGGACGGCAAGCTCTCGCAGAAGCTGGCGGACAACCCCCTGTGGAGCAAGATCCCGGCGGTGCGGAACGGTGACGTCCACGAGGTGGACCCAGAGGTATGGGCCAAGGGGCGCGGTACCCGTTCGCTGGGCATCGTCCTCGACGAGGCCACGGCCGCGCTGCGGTGA
- a CDS encoding ABC transporter ATP-binding protein/permease produces MIVHPELRRAARHARRPLLTAALLQGAVTLTHLAQAALLAVTLADLARADTGRLPWLLAGVLAVVAARAQLATWQRRTATRAGARVRVALRDELLARLGRLGPAHLTSHGSRPGAPPARAGAVRTTLVDGVEGVDAYVSRYLPQLLVTLTVPPLVLAALAAVAPAALLALVPALLLALGGPRAWDRLLARRGKEHWDTYEGLGADYLEALQGMPALRAAGAVGRTRARLERRSAALHRATVAKLRVSLVDTGITDLAIQGGTAAAALLACRSAVTGSTTATGTYLVLLLASECFRPVRDLAREWHAGYLGASAADGIAALRTAEPAVPDTGTAPAHWAGPPEVRFENVGFTYDGASTPALQGVTFTAEAGRTTAIVGPSGAGKSTLLALLLRHHDPREGRITLDGRCTTGYALDALRQGIAVVSQETYLFHATIADNLRLARPDATDEDLRRAARAAGVHDEITALPDGYATVLGERGATLSGGQRQRLALARALLADAPVLVLDEATSAVDERREADIVRELVNAASGRTVLVVAHRLAAVRHADHIVVLDGGRVDAAGEHAALVRAGGVYARLVEAGHAHRGGLAA; encoded by the coding sequence GTGATCGTCCACCCCGAACTGCGCCGCGCCGCACGGCACGCACGGCGTCCCTTGCTCACGGCCGCCCTCCTGCAGGGCGCCGTCACCCTCACCCACCTGGCACAGGCCGCACTGCTGGCCGTCACCCTCGCCGACCTGGCCCGCGCGGACACCGGCCGGCTCCCGTGGCTGCTCGCCGGGGTGCTCGCCGTCGTCGCCGCCCGGGCCCAGCTCGCCACCTGGCAGCGGCGCACCGCCACCCGCGCCGGAGCGCGGGTCAGGGTGGCCCTGCGCGACGAACTCCTCGCCCGCCTCGGACGGCTGGGCCCCGCCCACCTCACCTCCCACGGCTCCCGGCCGGGGGCGCCCCCGGCCCGCGCCGGGGCCGTCCGCACCACCCTCGTCGACGGGGTGGAGGGCGTCGACGCCTACGTCTCCCGCTACCTGCCCCAGCTCCTGGTCACCCTGACCGTGCCGCCGCTGGTGCTCGCCGCACTGGCCGCGGTGGCACCGGCCGCCCTCCTCGCCCTGGTCCCCGCCCTGCTGCTCGCCCTGGGCGGGCCGCGTGCCTGGGACCGCCTCCTGGCCAGGCGCGGAAAGGAGCACTGGGACACCTACGAAGGGCTGGGCGCCGACTACCTCGAAGCCCTCCAGGGCATGCCCGCCCTGCGGGCCGCCGGTGCGGTCGGCCGTACCCGCGCACGCCTGGAGAGGCGCTCGGCCGCGCTGCACCGGGCGACCGTCGCCAAACTGCGGGTCTCCCTGGTCGACACCGGCATCACCGACCTCGCCATCCAGGGCGGCACCGCCGCCGCGGCGCTTCTCGCCTGCCGGTCCGCCGTCACCGGGTCCACCACGGCGACCGGCACCTATCTGGTGCTGCTGCTGGCCTCCGAATGCTTCCGGCCGGTCCGCGACCTGGCCCGCGAGTGGCACGCCGGATACCTGGGGGCGTCGGCCGCGGACGGGATCGCGGCGCTGCGCACCGCAGAACCCGCCGTCCCGGACACCGGAACGGCACCGGCGCACTGGGCGGGCCCGCCCGAAGTGCGGTTCGAGAACGTCGGGTTCACCTACGACGGCGCCAGCACACCCGCGCTCCAGGGCGTCACCTTCACCGCCGAGGCGGGACGCACCACCGCGATCGTCGGCCCGTCCGGCGCGGGCAAGTCCACGCTCCTGGCGCTGCTGCTGCGCCACCACGACCCGCGAGAGGGCCGGATCACCCTCGACGGGCGCTGCACGACCGGGTACGCCCTCGACGCGCTGCGGCAGGGCATCGCCGTGGTCTCGCAGGAGACGTACCTCTTCCACGCCACCATCGCCGACAACCTGCGCCTGGCCCGGCCGGACGCGACGGACGAAGACCTGAGGCGCGCGGCGCGCGCCGCCGGCGTCCACGACGAGATCACCGCCCTGCCCGACGGCTACGCCACCGTCCTCGGCGAACGCGGCGCCACCCTCTCCGGCGGGCAGCGCCAGCGGCTCGCCCTCGCCCGGGCCCTGCTGGCCGACGCGCCCGTGCTCGTCCTCGACGAGGCCACGAGCGCGGTCGACGAACGCCGCGAGGCGGACATCGTCCGCGAACTGGTGAACGCCGCGAGCGGCCGGACCGTCCTGGTGGTCGCCCACCGGCTGGCGGCCGTCCGGCACGCCGACCACATCGTCGTCCTCGACGGGGGGCGGGTGGACGCCGCCGGCGAGCACGCCGCCCTGGTCCGGGCAGGCGGCGTCTACGCGCGACTCGTCGAGGCCGGCCACGCCCACCGGGGAGGACTCGCCGCATGA
- a CDS encoding ABC transporter ATP-binding protein, whose translation MTESVGIHVEGVHFGYPARPVLRGVDMTVRPGELTALIGLNGCGKSTLLRLAAGLLRPDRGRVLLGGDDLARLSRRATARRVALLHQSAPAVPGMTVRHLVRQGRYAARGPLGMLREGDDPVVDRALRDVGVEQWADRDIDALSGGERQRVRLAMALAQDTRVLLLDEPTTYLDLHHQLDVLRTVVRLREERGLTVVMVLHDLAHAARFAERIVALRDGRVVADGAPKEVVTPGLLADVLKVAGRVGRDPEGGWPVCYPDHPLPELEYENHIH comes from the coding sequence ATGACCGAGTCCGTGGGGATCCACGTCGAGGGGGTCCACTTCGGCTACCCCGCACGACCCGTGCTGCGGGGCGTCGACATGACCGTCCGGCCGGGCGAACTGACCGCCCTCATCGGCCTGAACGGCTGTGGCAAGTCGACCCTGCTGCGGCTGGCCGCCGGGCTGCTGCGGCCGGACCGGGGGCGCGTGCTGCTCGGCGGGGACGATCTCGCCCGGCTCTCCCGGCGCGCCACCGCCCGGAGGGTGGCGCTGCTGCACCAGTCCGCCCCGGCCGTACCGGGCATGACCGTCCGTCACCTGGTGCGGCAGGGGCGGTACGCGGCGCGCGGCCCGCTGGGCATGCTGCGCGAAGGCGACGACCCCGTCGTGGACCGGGCGCTGCGCGACGTCGGTGTGGAGCAGTGGGCCGACCGCGACATCGACGCGCTGTCCGGGGGAGAGCGGCAGCGGGTGCGGCTCGCGATGGCGCTCGCCCAGGACACCCGCGTCCTGCTGCTCGACGAGCCGACCACCTACCTGGACCTGCACCACCAGCTCGATGTGCTGCGGACGGTGGTGCGCCTGCGTGAGGAGCGCGGGCTCACCGTGGTGATGGTGCTGCACGACCTGGCCCACGCCGCCCGGTTCGCCGAGCGCATCGTCGCCCTGCGGGACGGACGGGTGGTGGCCGACGGGGCGCCCAAGGAGGTCGTCACGCCGGGGCTGCTGGCCGACGTGCTGAAGGTGGCCGGCCGGGTCGGCCGGGACCCCGAGGGCGGGTGGCCGGTGTGTTATCCAGATCACCCCCTCCCAGAACTAGAATATGAAAATCACATTCATTAG
- a CDS encoding FecCD family ABC transporter permease: MSRRFTVLAVLAVVCAAVELVAGRGMSPDVVWDVLGGGGDATERHILLQLRLPRMLVALGAGACLAVAGLVLQSALRNPLAGPEVTGVTPGAVLGAVTATALGLAGWDSPLAVVLAACAGGCAGAALLWLLAGRGRGDAAQTAVHGVLVSAVLGGLTAMVLLVEPGELGSVVQWLVGTTEGRVWQHWHLLWPWALLWGAAAWLLAGPLTLLRCGDDIALAAGLSARRARTLALLCAVALTAGAVAAVGALGFVGLLVPHLAVAVFGADLRAGLPGAALLGAVVVCGADAAAQLSSRLLAGALDSERLTLPVGALTACLGAALLLVVVRRTPSRTF; encoded by the coding sequence GTGAGCCGGCGTTTCACGGTGCTCGCGGTGCTGGCCGTCGTGTGCGCCGCGGTGGAACTGGTGGCGGGGCGCGGCATGTCGCCCGACGTCGTCTGGGACGTCCTGGGCGGTGGCGGTGACGCGACGGAACGCCACATCCTGCTGCAACTGCGCCTGCCCCGGATGCTGGTGGCGCTCGGCGCGGGCGCGTGCCTCGCCGTGGCGGGGCTGGTCCTGCAGTCCGCGCTGCGCAACCCGCTCGCCGGGCCCGAGGTCACGGGTGTGACACCGGGGGCGGTGCTCGGGGCCGTGACCGCGACCGCCCTCGGACTCGCCGGGTGGGACTCGCCCCTGGCCGTGGTCCTCGCCGCGTGCGCGGGCGGATGCGCCGGAGCGGCGCTGCTGTGGCTGCTCGCCGGGCGTGGCCGTGGCGACGCCGCGCAGACCGCCGTCCACGGGGTGCTGGTGTCGGCGGTGCTCGGCGGGCTCACCGCCATGGTGCTGCTGGTGGAGCCGGGTGAACTCGGCAGCGTCGTCCAGTGGCTGGTGGGCACCACGGAGGGCCGGGTGTGGCAGCACTGGCATCTGCTGTGGCCGTGGGCGCTGCTCTGGGGGGCCGCCGCCTGGCTGCTGGCCGGGCCGCTGACCCTGCTGCGCTGTGGGGACGACATCGCCCTCGCCGCCGGTCTCTCCGCCCGGCGGGCCCGGACCCTGGCCCTGCTGTGCGCGGTGGCGCTCACGGCGGGCGCCGTGGCCGCCGTGGGGGCGCTGGGCTTCGTGGGGCTGCTCGTGCCGCATCTGGCCGTGGCCGTCTTCGGCGCCGACCTGCGAGCCGGCCTGCCGGGCGCCGCCCTGCTGGGCGCGGTCGTGGTGTGCGGGGCGGACGCGGCGGCACAACTGTCCTCGCGGCTGCTGGCGGGGGCGCTGGACTCCGAACGGCTCACCCTGCCGGTCGGGGCGCTCACCGCCTGCCTCGGCGCCGCCCTGCTGCTGGTCGTCGTGCGCCGCACGCCGAGCCGTACGTTCTGA
- a CDS encoding FecCD family ABC transporter permease gives MAVASVCALSLGTPHVPPHRLAGALLDGDTTLTGIVVTELRVPRLVLALVAGACLGAAGLVLQEALRNPLAVPEMLGVSSGAALGVAAPLVLTLSLPAAVQPLLAIGGAALGGGLTLLAAGLGRSPSAVLLTGAAVAAALQAALLVLMVMADQLDLQLIYRYLLGSLSARTWDDVAGLWPWLVVAAPALVLCAPVLSVMRLGDEDAEALGVRARRAQLAALAIAVVLIAPVTAVCGPVAWVGFLAPHLARWFNPGAGAVRWLSWSVVWGAVVVTAADVPARLALAPVETPVGAWTALLGVPAGVALMRSGGRGRGRARRATVAGAAVRTAPQDVPSGSVSGVPRPEVPGHTRGIREAGGGAAPVPGGPTGTEEAR, from the coding sequence TTGGCCGTCGCGTCGGTCTGCGCACTGAGCCTCGGCACCCCCCACGTCCCGCCGCACCGGCTCGCCGGTGCCCTGCTGGACGGGGACACAACGCTCACCGGGATCGTCGTCACCGAACTGCGCGTCCCCCGGCTGGTGCTGGCGCTCGTCGCCGGCGCCTGCCTGGGTGCGGCGGGCCTCGTGCTCCAGGAGGCGCTGCGCAACCCGCTGGCGGTGCCGGAGATGCTGGGCGTCTCGTCCGGTGCCGCGCTGGGGGTGGCCGCGCCCCTGGTGCTGACGCTGTCGCTGCCCGCCGCCGTCCAGCCGTTGCTGGCCATCGGCGGGGCCGCGCTCGGCGGCGGGCTCACGCTGCTCGCCGCCGGGCTGGGCCGCAGTCCGTCCGCGGTGCTGCTGACCGGCGCCGCGGTCGCGGCCGCGTTGCAGGCCGCGCTGCTCGTCCTGATGGTCATGGCCGACCAGCTCGACCTCCAGCTCATCTACCGCTATCTGCTGGGTTCTCTCTCGGCCCGGACCTGGGACGACGTCGCGGGCCTGTGGCCGTGGCTGGTCGTCGCCGCCCCCGCCCTCGTGCTGTGCGCGCCGGTGCTCTCGGTGATGCGCCTGGGCGACGAGGACGCCGAGGCGCTGGGCGTGCGCGCCCGGCGGGCACAGCTGGCCGCACTGGCCATCGCCGTGGTGCTGATCGCCCCCGTGACGGCCGTGTGCGGTCCCGTCGCGTGGGTGGGTTTCCTCGCCCCGCACCTGGCCCGGTGGTTCAACCCCGGGGCCGGGGCGGTGCGCTGGCTGTCCTGGTCCGTCGTGTGGGGTGCCGTGGTCGTCACCGCCGCCGATGTGCCGGCCCGGCTGGCGCTGGCGCCCGTGGAGACGCCGGTCGGTGCCTGGACGGCCCTGCTGGGCGTGCCGGCCGGAGTCGCCCTGATGCGGTCGGGCGGCCGGGGCCGGGGCCGGGCCCGGCGCGCGACGGTGGCTGGCGCCGCCGTGCGTACGGCGCCGCAGGACGTGCCCTCCGGCTCCGTGAGCGGAGTCCCTCGCCCGGAAGTGCCGGGCCACACCCGTGGAATCCGGGAGGCGGGCGGCGGCGCAGCCCCCGTCCCCGGTGGGCCGACCGGAACGGAGGAGGCGCGGTGA
- the amiA gene encoding streptamidine family RiPP, giving the protein MDNEQVFAPIADPGQLAHDSASHSNALVENPFEDTEE; this is encoded by the coding sequence ATGGACAACGAGCAGGTCTTCGCTCCGATCGCCGACCCGGGGCAGCTGGCCCACGACTCGGCCTCCCACTCCAACGCGCTCGTCGAGAACCCCTTCGAGGACACCGAGGAGTAA
- a CDS encoding SagB/ThcOx family dehydrogenase, with protein MEPIRDDRPVDLVAALARARSPRRPGPDTPAGPAVRAWPGPPRPIPEAGPADLDLRALLRLSLAARDASGRLRPTPSAGALHPVDTTLLVGPGCPLPPGRYGYDPLRHRVHRLGTAPDATPPGVTAELSVTARRTASHYGHRAWPLLLLDTGHAAAALLLAARALGAGEPELRLDGLADTPLAAVHVPPPGRRDQDPRTGGAHRPRPPADTPAPHELLTRRSTPPPLRGTPPPEALRAVLTTAARAGGGDLRWCAAVGAPRPGLVEASADGTALRRRAAGEARPTLAAWAAGQAWLADAGAVLLAHGCPADADAPHIRRTHLRAGFAVHLAHLTARRHGLAARPVGSWQQADLGAALGAAPGRDWIVHGLALGTRHADEENTT; from the coding sequence GTGGAACCCATCCGCGACGACCGCCCGGTGGACCTCGTCGCCGCCCTCGCCCGCGCCCGCTCCCCGCGACGGCCCGGCCCCGACACGCCCGCCGGGCCCGCCGTCCGGGCCTGGCCGGGGCCGCCGCGCCCGATCCCGGAAGCCGGCCCGGCCGACCTCGATCTGCGGGCCCTGCTGCGCCTGTCCCTGGCGGCCCGCGACGCCTCCGGACGCCTGCGGCCCACCCCCTCCGCCGGAGCGCTGCACCCGGTCGACACCACACTGCTCGTGGGCCCCGGCTGCCCCCTGCCGCCCGGCCGCTACGGCTACGACCCGCTGCGCCACCGCGTCCACCGCCTCGGGACCGCACCCGACGCCACCCCGCCGGGCGTGACCGCCGAACTCTCCGTCACCGCGCGCCGCACGGCCTCCCACTACGGCCACCGCGCCTGGCCGCTGCTGCTCCTGGACACCGGGCACGCCGCCGCGGCACTGCTCCTCGCCGCCCGCGCGCTGGGCGCGGGCGAGCCCGAGCTCCGGCTGGACGGACTCGCCGACACCCCCCTCGCCGCGGTCCACGTCCCCCCGCCCGGCCGGCGGGACCAGGACCCCCGGACCGGCGGCGCGCACCGCCCGCGCCCCCCTGCCGACACGCCCGCGCCCCACGAGCTGCTCACCCGCCGCAGCACCCCGCCGCCGCTGCGCGGCACCCCGCCCCCCGAGGCGCTGCGGGCGGTCCTCACCACCGCCGCCCGGGCGGGCGGCGGCGACCTGCGCTGGTGCGCCGCCGTCGGCGCGCCACGACCCGGTCTGGTCGAGGCGTCCGCCGACGGCACGGCGCTGCGGCGGCGCGCCGCCGGCGAGGCCCGCCCGACGCTCGCGGCCTGGGCCGCGGGCCAGGCGTGGCTCGCGGACGCGGGCGCCGTCCTGCTCGCCCACGGCTGCCCCGCGGACGCCGACGCGCCGCACATCCGCCGCACCCATCTGCGGGCCGGATTCGCCGTCCACCTGGCCCACCTCACCGCCCGGCGCCACGGGCTGGCGGCCCGGCCCGTCGGCTCCTGGCAGCAGGCGGACCTCGGCGCCGCGCTCGGCGCCGCCCCCGGCCGGGACTGGATCGTCCACGGACTGGCCCTCGGCACCCGCCACGCCGACGAGGAGAACACCACGTGA
- a CDS encoding YcaO-like family protein — protein MTELPLEALVDPVCGIVRKVKPVDHPAGTPPRYTALTAEISDARRLGLWPADRVSLGTSFGDPGTARVAAIAEGVERYCGNRVPPPGHPDAPLRATAAELDGKGLRLYGPDELPAYAAWQYTREKFPYRPLTPDTPALWTRGVERLPGGATAEVWAPVALTHLNWRQGELRSLPRTHHLNYAGIATGQGLDDAVERGLLEIVERDALELWWHLDGPARGIDPATVPGLADDLAGSALDVHLVEMPSEFAPCVAALVHDPRLGLYAAGFACKYDPAEAARKAVLEAVHTWVFTQGLTGPDGWVFQAVEAGLLARGLYLDHRADRRYLDACGEHFRHVRDLGAHVQVWLDPRMAAEARRFTEPALGTVPLDAVAPGSRDRLEGTLHERGHRVMTFDLTTEDVAETELRVARVLVSGLLPNAPAAFGYFGCPRLAEAALRRGWRTTAPGAPEDFTLAPPPHM, from the coding sequence ATGACGGAGCTGCCGCTGGAAGCCCTCGTCGACCCCGTCTGCGGCATCGTCCGCAAGGTGAAGCCCGTCGACCACCCCGCGGGCACGCCACCCCGCTACACCGCGCTCACGGCCGAGATATCCGACGCCCGCAGACTCGGTCTGTGGCCCGCCGACCGGGTCTCCCTCGGCACCAGCTTCGGCGACCCCGGCACCGCCCGCGTCGCCGCGATAGCGGAAGGGGTGGAGCGGTACTGCGGCAACCGCGTGCCGCCGCCCGGCCACCCCGATGCCCCGCTGCGCGCCACGGCCGCCGAACTGGACGGCAAGGGGCTGCGGCTGTACGGCCCGGACGAGCTTCCGGCGTACGCCGCCTGGCAGTACACCCGGGAGAAGTTCCCCTACCGCCCCCTCACCCCCGACACCCCCGCCCTGTGGACGCGGGGAGTCGAGCGGCTGCCCGGCGGCGCCACCGCCGAGGTCTGGGCGCCCGTCGCGCTCACCCACCTCAACTGGCGCCAGGGCGAACTGCGTTCACTGCCGCGCACCCACCACCTCAACTACGCCGGGATCGCCACCGGACAGGGCCTCGACGACGCCGTCGAGCGCGGCCTGCTGGAGATCGTCGAACGCGACGCGCTGGAGCTGTGGTGGCACCTGGACGGCCCGGCCCGGGGCATCGACCCGGCCACCGTGCCCGGCCTCGCCGACGACCTCGCCGGATCCGCGCTCGACGTCCACCTCGTCGAGATGCCCTCCGAGTTCGCCCCCTGCGTGGCGGCCCTCGTCCACGACCCGCGGCTCGGCCTGTACGCCGCCGGGTTCGCCTGCAAGTACGACCCGGCCGAGGCCGCCCGCAAGGCCGTGCTGGAAGCCGTCCACACCTGGGTCTTCACCCAGGGACTGACCGGTCCCGACGGCTGGGTGTTCCAGGCCGTCGAGGCCGGCCTGCTCGCCCGCGGCCTGTACCTGGACCACCGCGCCGACCGCCGCTACCTCGACGCGTGCGGCGAACACTTCCGCCACGTCCGCGACCTGGGCGCGCACGTACAGGTCTGGCTGGACCCGCGGATGGCGGCCGAGGCCCGGCGCTTCACCGAGCCCGCGCTCGGGACCGTCCCCCTCGACGCGGTCGCGCCCGGCAGCCGGGACCGGCTGGAGGGCACGCTCCACGAGCGCGGCCACCGCGTCATGACGTTCGACCTCACCACGGAGGACGTGGCCGAGACAGAGCTGCGCGTCGCCCGGGTCCTCGTCTCCGGGCTCCTCCCCAACGCCCCCGCCGCCTTCGGCTACTTCGGCTGCCCGCGCCTCGCCGAGGCCGCGCTGCGGCGGGGCTGGCGTACGACCGCGCCCGGCGCACCGGAGGACTTCACGCTCGCGCCTCCGCCCCACATGTGA
- a CDS encoding CocE/NonD family hydrolase has translation MTPFSAAVGGLATDVRLPDGDGPFPAVLIRTPYDRARHRPEARGWARHGFAAVVQDVRGRFASPGEWHPYENEAADGAATARWIRRQPWSDGRLVAAGASYAAHCAVVLALTAPGDARPDAVIAAVPALGAADTAREPSGVERLGTRAGWWAAHGDRRDCDAGALDKALAADPGLFTHLPLTGLPERLDRDLPSWAGLWRHRDRGRLVTRAARAAMPLLAVGGHHDHFADDTVELWRAWGGPSARLLLGPWGHGLAAEPGPGAGPAHRVRLGELYVRWARRALGGELAPGRHGALALGGANLWLPADTGAEPRTQPVRLLHGSVFTADPHRPVRSDDLTVPTGGPPDRCLLATPPLPRPLDAVGPVRVRLRATADAPSADWAARLVALTPEGTAERLAVGVARRAEPPGREAEFTVGLGRIARRLPAGTRLRLEIAGHHFPAHARNPHTGDDPMTAVRLLASRREVDPDGVALRLHVLTSRPTPTEPAKEILR, from the coding sequence ATGACGCCCTTCAGCGCGGCTGTCGGAGGACTCGCCACGGACGTCCGGCTCCCCGACGGCGACGGCCCCTTCCCGGCCGTACTGATCCGCACCCCCTACGACCGCGCACGGCACCGGCCGGAGGCGCGCGGCTGGGCCCGCCACGGGTTCGCCGCCGTCGTCCAGGACGTGCGGGGCCGGTTCGCGTCACCGGGGGAGTGGCACCCGTACGAGAACGAGGCCGCCGACGGCGCGGCGACGGCCCGCTGGATCCGGCGGCAGCCGTGGAGCGACGGACGGCTGGTCGCCGCCGGCGCCTCCTACGCCGCCCACTGCGCCGTCGTCCTCGCCCTCACCGCCCCCGGCGACGCCCGGCCCGACGCCGTCATCGCCGCCGTGCCGGCCCTCGGCGCCGCCGACACGGCGCGCGAACCCTCCGGCGTGGAACGGCTGGGGACCCGCGCCGGATGGTGGGCCGCCCACGGCGACCGACGCGACTGCGACGCCGGCGCGCTGGACAAGGCCCTCGCCGCCGACCCCGGCCTCTTCACCCACCTGCCGCTCACCGGCCTTCCCGAGCGACTGGACCGCGACCTGCCCTCCTGGGCGGGCCTGTGGCGCCACCGCGACCGCGGCCGCCTCGTGACACGGGCGGCCCGCGCCGCGATGCCCCTGCTCGCGGTGGGCGGCCATCACGACCACTTCGCCGACGACACCGTCGAACTGTGGCGCGCCTGGGGCGGACCCTCGGCCCGCCTGCTGCTGGGCCCCTGGGGACACGGCCTGGCCGCCGAGCCCGGCCCGGGCGCCGGACCCGCCCACCGGGTGCGGCTCGGCGAACTCTACGTCCGCTGGGCGCGCCGCGCCCTCGGCGGCGAGCTCGCCCCCGGGCGCCACGGCGCGCTCGCGCTGGGCGGCGCGAACCTGTGGCTGCCCGCCGACACCGGCGCCGAGCCCCGCACCCAGCCCGTGCGGCTGCTGCACGGCTCCGTCTTCACCGCCGACCCCCACCGCCCCGTCCGCTCGGACGACCTCACCGTCCCCACCGGCGGACCACCCGACCGATGCCTGCTCGCCACCCCGCCCCTGCCGCGCCCGCTCGACGCGGTCGGACCCGTGCGGGTGCGGCTGCGGGCCACCGCCGACGCCCCGTCCGCCGACTGGGCCGCCCGGCTCGTCGCCCTCACCCCGGAAGGGACGGCCGAACGCCTCGCCGTCGGTGTCGCCCGGCGCGCGGAACCGCCGGGCCGGGAGGCGGAGTTCACCGTCGGACTCGGCCGGATCGCCCGCCGGCTGCCCGCCGGCACCCGGCTCCGCCTGGAGATCGCCGGACACCACTTCCCGGCCCACGCCCGCAACCCCCACACCGGGGACGACCCGATGACGGCCGTCCGGCTGCTCGCCTCCCGGCGGGAAGTCGACCCGGACGGCGTGGCGCTGCGGCTGCACGTGCTCACCTCCCGTCCCACCCCCACCGAGCCCGCCAAGGAGATCCTGCGATGA